In Vanacampus margaritifer isolate UIUO_Vmar chromosome 18, RoL_Vmar_1.0, whole genome shotgun sequence, a genomic segment contains:
- the LOC144038525 gene encoding urotensin-2 receptor encodes MTNKSFFNTGPPTADEELVITSTFGTLLSVVYVVGVSGNVYTLVVMCHSIRFATSMYISIINLALADLLYLSTIPFVVSTYFLKDWYFGDVGCRVLLSLDLLTMHASIFTLTVMCSERYLAVTKPLDTVRRSKSYRKALAWGVWLLSLLLTVPMMVMVAQTSAVSPDGGVKRMCAPTWAPLAYKVYVTVLFGTSIMAPGLIIGYLYVRLARTYLESQRNSVISKGGKRSPKQKVLLMIFTIVLVFWACFLPFWIWQLLPLYHRKPLSLASRTHTCINYLVASLTYSNSCINPFLYTLLTKNYREYLKNRHKSFYRYTSSFKQRPPSLYSWGKSASSSNQFEFTSETLVMGTFK; translated from the exons ATGACGAATAAGTCTTTTTTCAATACCGGTCCGCCGACAGCCGATGAGGAACTCGTCATCACCTCTACTTTTGGGACCCTCCTGTCCGTCGTATACGTGGTCGGGGTGTCCGGGAACGTGTACACGCTGGTGGTAATGTGTCACTCCATCCGCTTCGCCACGTCCATGTACATCTCCATCATCAACCTGGCGCTGGCGGACCTGCTCTACCTGTCCACCATCCCGTTCGTGGTGTCCACCTACTTCCTGAAGGACTGGTACTTCGGCGACGTAGGCTGCCGCGTGCTGCTCAGCCTGGACCTGCTCACCATGCACGCCAGCATCTTCACGCTCACCGTCATGTGCTCCGAGCGCTACCTGGCCGTCACCAAGCCGCTGGACACGGTGCGGCGCTCCAAGAGTTACCGCAAGGCTCTGGCCTGGGGCGTATGGCTCCTCTCCTTGCTCCTCACCGTGCCCATGATGGTCATGGTGGCCCAGACGAGCGCCGTATCGCCCGACGGGGGCGTCAAGAGGATGTGCGCGCCCACGTGGGCGCCCCTCGCCTACAAAGTCTACGTGACGGTCCTGTTCGGCACCAGCATCATGGCGCCGGGCCTCATTATCGGATACCTGTACGTCAGGCTGGCGCGCACCTACTTGGAGTCCCAGCGCAACTCGGTCATCAGCAAAGGAGGCAAGCGCTCGCCCAAACAAAAGGTTCTCCTCATGATCTTCACCATCGTCTTGGTCTTCTGGGCGTGTTTCCTGCCCTTTTGGATCTGGCAGCTGTTGCCGCTATACCACAGAAAGCCGCTGAGCCTGGCCTCGAGGACGCACACCTGTATCAACTACCTGGTGGCCAGCCTCACCTACAGCAACAGCTGTATTAACCCTTTCCTCTACACTCTCCTCACCAAGAACTACAGGGAGTACCTGAAGAACAGACACAA gagCTTCTACAGGTACACGTCATCGTTTAAGCAGCGGCCGCCCAGCTTGTACTCTTGGGGCAAGTCTGCATCGTCCAGCAACCAGTTCGAATTCACGTCAGAGACGCTCGTCATGGGGACGTTTAAGTGA